The Phycisphaerales bacterium DNA segment GGCGATCGCCTCCTTCCCCAGGAAGTGCCGCGCCCCCACCTGCATGGCCTCCAGCAGCAGCTCCTGGCGCGGGTGCTGGCCAAGGGCCACGAACCGCGTGTCCGAGAACTTGCTGATCAGCGGCTCCAGCAGGCTCAGCGTCCGCTCGGGCTCGGGGTCCACATCCACCAGCGCCACCGTCGGCGCGCCGGTCTTGAGTGCCCTGAGCAGTTCCGGGAGCGAACGCACCGAGGTCTCCAGTGAAAGCGAGCGCTCCGCGCGCAACGCCGCAATGACCGAGCGTTCGGTGCCCGGGTCCGCCGTCATCAGGTACACGCCGCGCTGCGCCATCCGTGCGTCCGGTCCTTAGTGAGCGGCCGAGTCGTTCGGCCGCAGGTTCGAGGTTGAGGAAGCGGGCGCCTGGTCGTGGGTGCTCCACGCGCCCGGACCGCGCAGGCGGTTCATGCCCGTGGACTTCATCCACTCGCAGTCCGCCGCACTCACACGCGGCGTCGGGTTGCCGTCGATCATGCCCTTGGAGTACAGCTCCCAGTCGTTGGGCGAGCTGTGCGTTGAGCCCGGCACCGCCGTCTTCCCCGCGACGTTCATGGGCTCGACGAGGTCCGCCGTCACCATGACCACCAGTTCCGTCTCGCCTGCCTGGTACCGCACCGAGCGGAACAGCGTGCCCAGCACGGGCAGGTCGCCCAGCAGCGGCGCCCGCGAGTTGCGCCCCTCGCTGCGCTGGCTGATCAGCCCCGCCAGTGAGAACGTCTGCCCGCTCTTGAGCTCCAGCGTGGTCTCCGCACGACGCGTGAGGATGGCCGGGATGCGGAAGCCCTGGATGTTCACCGCGCCGGTCTCAGTAAGCTCGCTCACCTCCGGCGCCACCAGCAGCCGGATGGTGTTGTCACCCAGCACGTAAGGCTTGAACCGCAGGCGGACACCGAACTCCTTGTACTCAATCGTGATCGAGGTCGTGCTCGTGGTCGCCGTTACTGCGCCGCCGCCCTGGACGACCGGGATCGGGAACTCGCCGCCCGCGAGGAACGTCGCCTCCTCGCCGCTCACGCACTTGAGGCTCGGCTCCGCCAGCACGCGGAGGTAGTTGTTCTCCTGCAGCGCCTGGATGAAGGTGTCAATCTTCCACTCGGGGATGCTCACGCCCAGCCCGAACGCGTTGTCGAGGCTCCCCGTGAAGCGGCTCACCCCAGCGGTCAGCAGCGAGGGGTTCGTCGTGCCGGTGCTCGTGTCAGAAAATGCAGGTCCGATCCGATAGCCACCAACATCCGTGTCCGCCGCGAGGATCCGCAGCGCCGCACGCTGCACCTCCGCAACGCGCACGCGGATCAGCACCTGCTGTACGCCGGCGACCGTCGTGCGGTCCACGAACTCCATCCCCGTCTTCTCGAAGAACGAGCGCAGGCCGGCGGAGTCGTCCACCCGCCGCAGCAGCCCGCTCACCACCAGCACGTTCTGAGCGACGGTCACGTCGAGCTCGGCTCCCGGGAAGAGCCGCTCGAGGTCGGCCTTGATGCGAGCAACGTCGATGCCCACATCCACGCGGGCCCGCCAGATCCGCTCGTCCTGGCTCCACAGCACCAGGTCCGTCGACCCCGGCTTCTTGCCCAGCACCAGCACCTGCTCGGGCGTCAGCGCCTGCACGTCGGCGATTGACGGGTCGGTCACCGACACCCGCGCAACCGGCCACGGTGGGCGGATGACCTGCGACTGCCCCGCCAGGATCTGCAGCGGCGGGTTCTCGTCCCCCGGCTGCGACAGCACGATCGTCGCGACCTGCGACTGCGCCTGAACGCCGACGGCGAGCCCGGCCACCGCCGCCAGCCCGCCGACGAACACACCCAGGCCCGGAACCCAGGCCGACGTACGCCCCCACTTCTGATTCAGCATGGACTTCAGCTCCTTGCGCCCTCTCTCGATCCACTCTCATCGGACCTACGGCCTCGCAGCCTCGACCGTCTTCTTGTCAACCGGCTTCGGCTTCACCTTCTTGACCGGCACCGGCTCGGCCCCGGGGATCGGGAACGAGTTCTGCGACGAAGCGCCGCCGCGCAGGACGGTTGTCACCCACATCGGCAGCTCGTATTCGATCTCTTCTTCGGGTTCTTCCCTCGGCGCGGGCACGGCCGGCCGCTGGGGCTCGCTGGTCAGAGCGAACACACCCGCCGGCAGGGTGCCCGGAGCCGGCGTCGGAGCCTGGGCTGGCGTCGCCGCCATGGGCTGCTGCGGCACATCCCGCACCGCCAGCATCTTGGAGTCACCCTCCAGCAGCTCGGGCGGCAGGCCGATG contains these protein-coding regions:
- a CDS encoding type II and III secretion system protein family protein, whose translation is MLNQKWGRTSAWVPGLGVFVGGLAAVAGLAVGVQAQSQVATIVLSQPGDENPPLQILAGQSQVIRPPWPVARVSVTDPSIADVQALTPEQVLVLGKKPGSTDLVLWSQDERIWRARVDVGIDVARIKADLERLFPGAELDVTVAQNVLVVSGLLRRVDDSAGLRSFFEKTGMEFVDRTTVAGVQQVLIRVRVAEVQRAALRILAADTDVGGYRIGPAFSDTSTGTTNPSLLTAGVSRFTGSLDNAFGLGVSIPEWKIDTFIQALQENNYLRVLAEPSLKCVSGEEATFLAGGEFPIPVVQGGGAVTATTSTTSITIEYKEFGVRLRFKPYVLGDNTIRLLVAPEVSELTETGAVNIQGFRIPAILTRRAETTLELKSGQTFSLAGLISQRSEGRNSRAPLLGDLPVLGTLFRSVRYQAGETELVVMVTADLVEPMNVAGKTAVPGSTHSSPNDWELYSKGMIDGNPTPRVSAADCEWMKSTGMNRLRGPGAWSTHDQAPASSTSNLRPNDSAAH